Proteins from a genomic interval of Cucurbita pepo subsp. pepo cultivar mu-cu-16 unplaced genomic scaffold, ASM280686v2 Cp4.1_scaffold000987, whole genome shotgun sequence:
- the LOC111786069 gene encoding pentatricopeptide repeat-containing protein At2g41720-like: MEPSLHLVSVGTINHLLHFLGKSGKMEIMMKLFYRFVALGSSVNISTYSILLKNLLSFGNWRKYIEVLQWMDDAGIQPSNAMYNDILYFAQNCGGAECAAIIKERVGMLVVCISAIIIVILARNHTHT, from the exons ATGGAGCCCTCTTTGCATCTCGTCTCAGTTGGAACTATTAATCATCTTCTGCATTTTCTGGGAAAAAGTGGAAAGATGGAGATTATGATGAAG CTGTTTTACAGATTCGTGGCATTGGGATCCAGTGTCAATATTAGTACTTATTCAATCTTGTTGAAGAATCTCTTGTCTTTTGGAAATTGGAGGAAATACATTGAG GTCTTGCAGTGGATGGATGATGCTGGAATCCAACCCTCTAATGCAATGTACAATGACATACTTTACTTCGCACAAAATTGTGGTGGTGCAGAGTGCGCTGCTATCATCAAGGAAAGAGTTGGTATGTTGGTTGTGTGTATTTCTGCTAttataattgttattttaGCGAGAAACCATACTCATACATGA